In Spirochaetota bacterium, the sequence CTTCTTGGTAACAGAAGGGCCTATGCCGCATGGTGGATCTGGGCAAGGCTTGCAGGCTGGGATGGGCAATTAGAAGAGTAGTAAATATTAATTATAGGCGCGTATTAAAAGGCTATAATATACATTTTTCATTTACCATGATTCGGAGTGGGATTTGGATTTATACTGATATCCGAAATGGATGTAAAATTGCGAAAGCTTATTATTTCAGACAATTTAATAAAACATTTCAGATGAACAGGCACAGAGGATTAGGCTTTTCAATGCATACATAAGATACTAGTCCATGCTTTGTCCCATAAATATAGCAAAGTATATGGGGGGTTATTATGAAGAATATTAAACATTATTCAGAATTCAAAAGATTGCATAGGATAAGAATCTGGCTAATTATCTTTTTTGTAGTAACTGGTTTTTCTATATTTAGCTGTAGTAACATTGATGATAAATATCCTCCGATTGCTCCCTCTGGACTTCAAGCAGAGGCATCTTCTTCAAGCCAGATAGATCTTATGTGGGTTGATAACTCGACAAATGAATTGGGATTCAGCATAGAGAGAAAGACATTGAGCGAGGATTACAGTGTAATCGGTACTTCTGAGGTAAATGAAACATCATATATTGATAGCAGATTGGCCGCTAATCAAACATATTACTATAGAGTAAGAGCCTATAACAATGCTGGTTATTCTTTTTACTCCAATGAGGATAGCGCTACTACTTTAGCGGAATCGGAACGATGGAGGGTATTGCCGATCAGGTCGGAGGAAGAATACGATCAGGGAAAGATAGGTGGCGAGGCTGAACAGCATCCTCACAGCATTGCAAGAAGTCGTTCCAACCCTGATATAATTTATCTGTCGCATGATGTAGCCCAGCTCTGGAAGAGCGTTGATGCTGGTGAAACATGGGAAAAACCGCTGGGGATAGGCCTTTGGCTGAATAATGGACAGTCGATTGAGGTTGATCCCGTTGATCCGAACACAGTATTTTTTATTGTTGCTCATTCCTATAACTGGCTGGCTGAGGATTATGAGGGGCTTTATCGTTCATTGGATGCAGGAGAAACATGGGAATTTGTGTTGCAGACTGACACAAATTATGATTCCGGCATTCATAGAATTCATAGACACAATATAGCCTATGACCTTGCAAGTGTTGGCATTGATTCAGCCAACCGGTGGTATGCCGCCTTCCCTGATAATGGATTATTCAGATCAGATGACGGCGGGTCCAACTGGACTCTTGCAAGCAGTCTTGCGGGTCATTCAATAGTATATGCGGTTGAGGCTCATCCAAGTGATGGACAAACCCTTTATCTGGCATCAAGTGAGGGCTTATTCGTTAGTTTCGATCAAGGTGCTGATCTTCAAGTTCTAGGAGATCTACCAAATGGAGCAGTCTCGTCAATTGCCATCCATCCTCAAAATCCACAGACAATCTATACAACAATAAAGGGGGATGGGCTTTACCGTTCTTCCAATGGCGGGGCTAATTTTATTGAGATTAGGGATTTTGATGCATCCAGAGTATTTATTAATCACGGGCATCCGGATGTGCTTTATCTCGTTGGTATATCGGATAACACAATAACAACACACGATGGTGGAATGACATGGATTGAGGATATGGTAACTGAGCCTGCTCCTGGTCTTGGCAGGGGAGGATCATGGAAATCAAGGATAGCTGGCGAGTTGTCGGGGATAGTGCCAAATCCTAACGATCCGGATGAGGCAGTCGCATATTCGAGAGCAACTCTCTGGAAGACAACAGACGGGGGTCACATCTTTGCAGACAGCTCAACACTCTTTACGGGATTCGCCTGGAGTTGGTGGAACAAGGGGGCTGCCTTTGATCCTTATAATCCTGAAAGAATTGCCTTCTTTAACTGTGATGTAGGTATGGTCATTACACATAATGAAGGTGACTTTTTTGAACAGAGAAATGCTCAGGCATGGGATTGGTATTCAAGTGGATATATCTCATGGATAGGAACATACGCGGGAGCAATTCAGCCTGTGCCAGACTCAGTGATCATTGTAGCCTCAGTTGGAGGGTACTTTGACACTCAACTGATGCGTTCAACGGATGAAGGCGAAACATGGGAATTGGTCACAACTGAGAGCGAGCAGAACCTATTCATAGCCTTCCATCCAGATGAGTCAAGTCTCGTCTACGCGGGGAATAAGATATCCTATGATGCTGGAGAAACATTTGAAAATGTTGATTTTGGACAATATAATAATTATAGTCCTTCAATTCTTGGAATGTGTCTTTCTGATCCGGATACCATCTACGCAATGGATAGCGGAAGATACCGAATTTTGCGATCTGATGACAGGGGGCTCAATTGGTATCTATATGTTCAACCAGGATGGAGATTCAGGAGATTGGATTCTCTTCCCACATTCGCGGTTGATCCTGTTGATTGCGATAAAATCTATACACTGTTCAGTGATTATGATCTTGCTATATTCAATGGTATTGAATGGAGAAGCACAGGTGTATTGGGACTTTCCGGGGGCGAGGAATTGGGAAATTTCGTAAGGTCAGTAGCAATTGATCCAGACAATTCTGATGTAATTTATGCGGGCATGTCAGCATCCGGGGGCCCATGTATATTCAGAAGTCTGGATGGTGGATTAACATGGGAGGATATTACATATAATCAACCAAGAACCGGGGTTAATGCTATGGCTGTAAATCCGCATACAAGCGAGCTTTACAGGGGCAGCGCATTTGGGACATGGATATTCCCAGCTCCTCCTTCGATGTAAATATTGATGATTATTAATTAGCCAAACCACCTATCTTTCTCAAATCTTTACAATTCTTCCTGCACCATATCTTTGCTGATTTCAGATAATCCTTTTATATTTTTTACAGCTATGGGATTTTTAGACGAAAGGCGTCTATTTAACTATTACATTTAATGTAATTTCCAAAATGCTCTTGTGTTTCAATTACTTTAACATAAATATATACACTATGGTTAAAGCCTCCTTGATTATCAGTATAGGAATGAAAGGATTGAGACGGGCAGATGAGTAAGGAGAATATCGATATCAGATATAGAATCTATTGGGTGATTGGTGGAATATTATCATCATTATTGTATTATTCAGGTATTACATGGGTTTACCTTATATATCGAAAGAGGGTATTAAAACGATTTAGGACCATTGTTCTCACATATCACAGGATTAGAGATGATGATATTGATCCCTATTTCTTCCTTATGCGATGTCAGATAATCAATGATATATTTATCTAAGCTAAGTTTAGATTAAGACTTATGATGGAATAAGAATTATGTATGTAGACTATTTTAAATAATTAGTCTACTTTTTTTATTGACCAGTAGTACTCACAATTTATCATAGTATAAAAGAATTTAATATAATACAATTAATGTATATCTGTCTCAAGGGATGTTTAAACTCATAAAACGATTTAGTGTTAATTATTAGTCAATTTTATAGTTACCAGTAGGGTGTATTTCATTTGTGGCTCCAGGTATATTCATTTTCACTCAGTGAAAAATCCATAGGAAATTCTTATAATAAAAGATAATGTTGATCAATTATTGATATACATCACAATATCCTTCCCTGAGATTGCATTGGAAATTATGAGTGGTTATGTAGACATCATTTAATCTAAAATCCTGATAGGGGAGTATAAAGAAATTAACATTGGAGAATATTATGATTAAATGGAATTATTTTATGATATTTTTTCTGCCTATGATCTTGTCCTTCTTTTTCTGCTCTGCTGATGATCTCACATACTTTCAAAATAATGATCCAGACCCAGAATTCAAGCTTTTTAATATACTTGATGATTATCCAGCCCTAAGGAGCGCTTTCAATCCCATTGATCAGCGCAGGTTTAATAGACTTCTATCAAACTCGATTAATAATAAGCTGATAGAAACAAAGGATATTCTTTTCCTCACTCAAGATCTCTTTGATGATCCTGATCATCCTGTGACTGATTCTATAGCATACATAAGAAGTATTCTCTATCAAATCATAAATCAGGATCTTTTGGATATCGATCCTCTTTCATCCAATAATGACTTATCAGAGGATTATGAAGGTTATGCAAGTGATTTCTATAGGTTTTGCGATTTGATTTCTGATAGTGATATTGCATTGTCAGAGGACTTGATCCCAATTATACAGAAGCTGATCAGTTATATTAAGGATACCTATAAAGGTGATGAACTTGAGGACGTGATTTCTGACTTAGTCAGTTTTCTGAGGAGTAACGAGGGATATATATGGAGGGATAATGAGAATGACTTAGGCGAGGATATGGGTAAGCTAATCTTTCAGTTAAATGAGAATATGTGGCTCGATAAGGATGATAATCTCATAACCAATAATTTAGAAATTGATGATATAGGGGTTAAGGATACCGGAATTGGGAATACAGCTAAGGGTATAGAGGTTCTCTTATCAGGACTGAATCAGTTGTTAAGGAATGAGTCGTTTAGACAAATTTTTTATGATATTTTACGAGAGACTGGAAGTTTGATGACAAGCTCAGTTAATGAGAAGAAGCTGAAGGATGTGATGAAGGAATATATCTATAATGTTGAGAATTATCTCGACAATGGCGGTGTGGAATATGAGAAGGATTATGGTGAATATCCAAACTTCAATCCCTATAGCGCAAATGATGAGAAGGTATATTCTGATGCTAATATTTCTAACAGCCTAAATGGATTAATGGCTGGTTTGCAATCGATATTACTCAGGTCTGATAGAGAAAATTCGATAATTTATGATAAGAATGGAAAGGCATATTTTTTAGATATTTTAGCAAAAAATTTAAGGAACATGAATTTTAATCCGGATGATCACAATAGCTGCGCCGCACACATTGAAGAGGCTGTCTATGACTTGATGCGTTTTGATACATACGGAAGGGACAGGGTAGTTGAGAGCTATAATCCCAATAAGGTTAAGGCAGGGGATGAGTCATATCCAATAAGCATTTTGGATAAGATTTTATTACTCTCTGTTAATTCCACTACCTGGGGATGGAAGGATGCTGATACAGATGAGATTACCAATAATGCAATATTGGTCAATCCGAATGCCAAGCATGGACATGGAGAGTGGTGGGGGCACTTCACCTTGAATGATGTATTCTTCGCAGCCGGGGTAAACAATCTCTTAGGTCTTGACCTGTACGAGATGTTGTTTACTGAAGCTATTCGGGATCATGTATTCAGGAGTATGAACTATTTTAATATTGATGAGAAAGAGCGTTACACTTTTTATTACGATCAGAATTATCCAGTTTTCGGATTTTTCGGTGGCTTTCATGCGGGAGATTACGGCATTCCGCAGGGAGGGAATCCTAGCGGTGAAGCTCACTATGAGGAGTTAAATACTTACACTCCCTACGATGGACTGGGGCTTGGGAATAATGACCTTGCTGGTTGGTTGCTTGGGAAGGTAGTTCGAGCTATTTGGATGGGCGAGGGACCATATTATTCGAGGGAAGGTATGATCCAGGAGGGGGATATCTATACATATTACAGACCCAATGGCAAAATATATGTAAAGATCAGAAAGCCTGATCCTGATGATGTATCGACATGGGAATATATGTATGTTGCTGAGGAGAACGATGCTAATAGGATGTTTAATGATCCTCCAAAGGCTGCGCAATTTATTTCTGATGTTGATTTAATATCAGATGGGGGTGTGATTCTCGATGAATCAGTTGTTATTGGGATTACAATTGATGGTGTAGATCGAAAAATAACCTTTAATAGCGGCTTATTGAATCAGAATATTGTTGTAGCTGAGATCAATGAAGTATTCTATGGTGTGTTTGATAAAAATCCATGCAGCCCGGCGGGTAAGGGCATAATGATTATTGGAGAGAATACAATCCCACCCGAAGGTAGTATAATAATCGAGGATATTTCTGGGAATGGGATTACACAACTTCTTTTACAAGGGGGAGGAGTCATAAAGGAATTCGCTGGTCGTGAGAATCGATACTTTGAAAGACGTCTAACAGATTACTATCTAATCTCTTATAGACCCTTTCTAAGCGGTGAGGTATATTGTAATCCAGTTGATATGAGTGGTGAAGCGACAGGGCCAGGATGTATGGTGGTTAAGGAATTAATACCTGAGTATAGCCTTGATCGGGAGTGCGACACCCACGAGGAGGCGATTTTCAGAAATTACAATTGGTTTTTCGCCGAATGGAAGATCAGAATTCCCCTCTCTCTGTATATAAATATAGGGAAAAACCTGATAACAGACCTTGTTAATACGATCATGTGTGTGATGATTGATGAGGAGCAATGTAAGGATCCATCTCTATGGGAATGGAGGAATGCGCCTTGGGGATTGGAAATCTCCTACAATTTATTCATGTCGCTTTTGCAAGGCATATTGCCAGATGAGATGATGAGTATTCCCTCATTCCTTGTGATTGAGGCGATTGGCGCTAACGGGCTCGCTCAATGCCAGAAAGTGCCCTATGGGAATAGATATTGGATGAAGAAAGGGATTGATGGAGAATCCAATATAATTGGCGATTATAGGTTTGATATTCGAATTGCAGAAAAAATGTTGAGTAGTGAACTGCAGATGGCGCTTGAAAATCTATTAGGTTTGCTTAATTATTATTTTTCAACTGGCTTAAGCACTTCTCTACCTCAACTCTTCCTTGATATTATATATGATGGTCTTGAAATTTGGGGGAATAGAATAATCCCGCCCATATTTCAGGATGGTAGGCTGGTGGTCCCCTATATCGGTAAACATCTAATGCCTCTAGCCAAACTGGGTTTTCCACGCTGTCAAGATGTACCGGATTATGGTGAAGAATCACCCTCTGAAAACTATGATGATTATATGATTGGATCAAGAAAGGGAGATCAACGCAAGGATGAAAATGGTGTTGTACAGTCGGCATGGGGTTTTGAGGCCACGAATGATGATCCAATTTGGAGAAATAGAAATGCCTATATGCCGTTGTTTGTATCCATCCTTTGGACTATGCGTGAACATAATTATTATGATTATTCACAGTTCAGTCCATTTAAACCAGGTGCTAGCCTAACAAAGAACGGTATAGAGTATCTGGTAGATGGTCTATTTTCTTTTCTTGTAAAACCTTCTCATCAGTACTATGAAAAGGATAATCCTGATTGTCGATATCCCCATAATACATGGAAGCCATATATGTATGGAGGCAGGTTAAATAATAACCATCATCTTGGCGAGCGTTATTATAGGCAAAATGATGATGGTGAGCCCTATTCCTCCTATTTCTTAACAAGAAGCTTTGATGTAGCTGATCGTGATCCCAAATCGCCTTATGGTGGTTGGGGAGAGAGAAATTATTACAGAAGGGCAGATGTTAGGAATTTGCTGAATATAATGATTGACAGCGATCCATTCGCATCCAATCCAAGCAGGTGTGATGGTTTGCTTCCGATGCTTCTGTATTATGACTCATCCAATTTTACTAATGATCCAGAGAATAAGTCAAATACAAGACTTTTAAGTCATATATTTAGATTGTTATACGAACTCGCTGATTCACAATATGATGATCCGGGTACATACGATGAAAGTGATTATAGGACTTGGGGGGCGCGACGAAAACTGTGCTATAGCCTTGAGCAGATTGTTACAGGAATTAAGGTGCAAAGGGAATTTGTGTGGGCAGTAAACGAAATAAACCATAAGGAGATGATTCGTCCAGATTGGATGTATTCACAGGATGAGAATGGGACCCCCCTACCAATCCGTAATAATGATATCCTTTTCGAGGTCGCTGGATTTCCTGATCACATGTCTATATATGATCATAATTGGGGTAACTTTAATAGACTGATGGATGCCCTTGGAGAACTACTGAGCAATAATGGCGAGACTGGTGGTGAATATAATACTTTAGAGAACCTAATATCTTTTATTGATAAAATTTTTACCAGAATAGATACAAATGATGATCATATACGTGGGCTTCGTCATACACTTGGATCTGCCTTTACAATATTCAATCGAGGAGAGTGGGAGTATCCGGATCAATTCGCTCATCTACTGGAAAGGGAGTTGTCTGAGATTCTCGAAACTTTTCAGGGGCATTATGACAATCTTTTCATTATTGCTGAAGCAATAATGCTGGATTATTATGACGATAGAGGTTTTATGGAATATTTTTTTAGGAATCTCAAGTCAAGTTATCCAACAAGGGATGTCTATGAACAATTCTACGACTTTTTAGGTCTTGATATTGTGAAGAGACCCGATTCCGCTCTCTGGAGTGAGCTTGCAGAGATATTAATTGATTTCGCAGAGATGATAGAGGAGGATGAACAACCAGGATGGATAGAAGAGGGACACTTTTATTCAAATAAATATCTTTTAGATAACTCAAATCCATTCAGAGCTGTTGGCGAACTCTTATCCTGGTAATAATAGATTATGCATTTTTAGTATTCAGGACTTTCATCATTTTTTTGATCGAGTTTTCTTTGAAGGGATTGCTGTTGAATCATTGATTTGCTTGGTGCTATATATCTCGCCACTCATATGTATTCCTACAAAGGAGGCGATTTTAGCTGTAGCCCCTTTGATATCCTCTGCAATATGATAAAAGCTTGGAATCAGGATCAGTGTAATAAAGGTTGCAAAGATTAGACCATATCCAAAGGCTAGGGCAAGGGGTGCGACAAAATAATCCTTTCCTCCTATGCTGTAAATCGTCGGGAACAGGGCCAGCACTGTAGTGCCTGTTGTGAGGAGCACTGGGCGCAAACGGATTACACCTCCCTCGATAAGGGCATCCTTTAGAGACAATCCCTCATCCCTTAGATTATTTATAAACCTTACAAGTACCAGGGTATTGCTCACGATCACTCCAGCGAGGCTGAATACACCAAGTGTGCTCATAAATGACATAGGCTCACCATGTAACCAGAGGGCAATGACAACCCCAACAAGAGAAAAGGGAATTGCAATCATAACAACTACTGGAAGCATCAATGATCCAAAGAATACCGCAATAATGATATAAATCACTATTAGAGCATAGAGGAAGAGGATTCTCAATTCCCTCATGTTCTCGTCTGTATCCTCCTTCTCTCCACCATAGGAAACTGTATAATTCGGATAGCGATCACCAATATCTTGAAACCTCTTTGCCAGCATTTCGTTCACTTCTAATGATGTAATAATATCCGTATTGACCTCAGCCTGCACCTGGACAAGGCGCTTATAGTTTAGCCTGTTTATCTGAGTATATCCGGGTTGTTTTATTACTTTAGTAACCATTGAAAGTGGAATTAGTCCTCCCTTCTGATTTGCTATCATTACTTTATTAAGACTCTGTTTCATCTTACGTGCTTTTTCAGGGAAGCGTACCCTGATATCAATGTCCTCCTCATCGTTTCGCACACTACTGGCTATTGCGCCTTCAAAGGAAGAATTTAAGGCAATTGCAGCGTCAAACATGGACACACCGGTACGTGATGCCATAACCTCATTAATTTGATATCTATATTCCTGTTTCCCTTCTTCTAAATCCATGGTTATGTCGATAACACCATCTATGCTGTTCAAGTAGTCCATATATTCATGTGCAATTTTTTTAAGCATTGAGAATTCCTTACCCTGTATCTCTACATTTACGGGTTTGCCGATAGGGGGGCCATTACTCATTAACTCAAATTCAAAGGAGATCTTTTTGGATATTAATCCATCTTCCTGTGCCTTTAAGACCACTTTACGAACCTCATTTAAAATATCATTAGCCATTCTATTTCGTTCCTTCTCAGGGACTAGGTAACCCAGTATCATAGACTTATGAGTGCCCTCGCCTGGTTGTGGATCAATCAGCAGATACTGAATTCTACCCACTATAGCATGTAAGTCAGTAATCTCATCCTTCGGAACTGTGGATATGATTATTTTCTCTAGCTTCTTTATTTCCCTAAGATTAGCATCTAAATTCGTTTCCTGCGGCATCTTTATCTTAATCATAAATATCTCTTCACCCCCACCCGGCATGAAGACGAATCCAATAACATTGCTAAGATATAACGATATACCAAGAAGAATAACTAAAATAGCTGTAGTTATATATCGATGATTGAGTATCCAAGTGAGGATTTTCTTGTATACTGCCTGAATCTTACCGAAATAACCCTTCTCAAAATACTCATCCTCCTTTATTAAATCATTATTTCTATTTTTTTTATGATTTTCCTTTGAAAACATATCAAGGTGAATGGGCATTATGAACATAGCAATGATCCATGATGCTGTTAAACACATCATTAGAACAATCGGGATTCCCTTTATAAACTTGCCCATAAGGCCTGTAAGTAGAAGAAGGGGTGCAAAGGCTGCGCATATGCATAATAGGGTTACTGTAACAGGCCAGAAGACCTCAGCTACACCATTTTCAATGGCTTCAGTTCTTAAAAGGCCCTTTTCCATATATCTGTGACTGTTCTCTGAAACAACGATGCCAAAATCCACTATCATACCAAGAACCATTATCATGCCGAACATGCTGACAACATTTAGGGTTATATCTCCAAGCTTCATTCCGAAAAAGGCTGCCATAAATGCCACAGGTATACTGAAAGTCACAATAGTTGACATTCGCAGGCCAAGAAGGAGCATCAAGATGAGTGCAAGTAGTATAAAACCTGATATCGCGTTCGTCTGAATCGATTCTATGCGTTCTCTTGTAAACCTGCTTGTGTCATTAAAAGTCTCTATTACAACATAATCAGAATTCAATGGCTTATATTCTTTAAGATCCTTTTTAATCTTGTCTACAAGCCTAATCTCATCAGCACTTCTCTTCTTCCAGATCTTATAGATTATGGCTTTATTGCCATTAAATCTCTCATAAAAATCCGCTTCCTCATAGGTATCGGTAACCGTCGCTACATCTTTTATCCTTGTAATAAAACCGGCATCATTGGAGATAATAATTGAATTCCTTATTTCATCAGCATTCTTGTATTGACCCATTGTTCGTAGGATATACTCCTTATCGCCAATTTTGAGCGATCCTCCGGGAAAATCGAGATTCCTATTTTTTAGAGTTCTAATTATATCATTCAATCCAATCCTGTACTTCTTTAACGAATTGGGATTCACCTCGACAAGATATTCCTTATCATAATAACCAAAATCCTCCACATCAGCAACGCCTTCGATATCATATAGAAAATCCTCAAGCTCATTGGCTGCTTCCCGAATTAAAGGATAGGGCACATCAGGTCTCTTGCCATATATCGCCACGTCAATGGCTGGGGTATTGTCGAATTTAAGCTCTTTAACTAAGGGTGTTTCAGCCTTGTCAGGCAGATTCTCCACAAGCTCAACAGCATCCTTAATATCCTGCACAACCTCATCCTTGTTCGATGCATCGTCTTCAATATATATAGCTAATACTGAAACATTTTCAATGTTATAGGTTCGAACCTTATCTAAATTATCAACCTCTCGAAGCTTCTTTTCAATCGGTATGGATATCAATTTTTCAATCTCATCAGGAGATCCCCCTGGATATATTGTTGTAACTGTTACCATATCAAAATTAACCTCTGGGTATGCTTCTCTATTGATTCGCTCTGCTATGGCATAGCCTGAGAGGATAATAAGCGCTACCATTAGATTGACAAAGAGCTTTTGTTGCATTAGAGAATGGATAAGTTTTATCAATTTTCACTCCTCTTTATAGTCGTATGTTTTTTACTCAAGTTATAGATATAGGTTTTGATAGCTATTCTTCTTTGGGTATATATTTATCTATATCAATTTGATATTTTTCAAATAATTCATTTTTAGCGATATCTAGCTGTAGAAGCGCGACATTGTATTGCACTAAAGTGCCCAACTCTCTTTCTCGGAAACCGATAAGGGCAACAAGTCCATCCTTTACAACTGCAGCGGAGAACCTCCCCCTTTGAAGATTTGTAAGCAGATGTCTGTAATACTTCTCGGACTCAATTCTAGCAGCAATTGATTTCTCATAGAGTTCATAGGAGGTTCTAATGTTATCAATCTTGTTCTTTATGTCATCCTTTATCGTCCTTTTGTATTTTTTCAATTTAATATTTGCCTGTTTCAGTTTAAATCTGGCATTTCTTAATTTTATCTCTTGATCTCTATTATCGAGAGGATATGTTAACTTAACCTTAGCCTCAAATGACGGGCATTCCATTGATATAGTATCTGAATAGGCCTTGGAAGGCTCCTTCCTCTGTCCCATTGGCGCTACATTCAACTCAGCAATGAGGGAAGGGGATGCCTCATTCTCATATATCATCACCTCAAGTTTTGCATTTTCCACAGTTAAAAGTGCAATCTTATAATCAGCTCGTTTATTAAAGGCGACATGAGTCGTTTCGATTTCGTTTAACGGTGGAAGCTTGTTTGATAACACAGCACTGCCTGTAACACTGACATCCTCATCAAGATCTACTACTTGCTGAAAATTTCTAAGAGATTCGCGATGTTCCTGTTTAGCTTTGGAGACATTAGCTTCAGCCGAGGCCACTAAAGCATTATAGTAGTTCAACTCAAATCTCTCAGCCAATCCAATGCGCACATTCTGCGCAATTATTTTTCTAACCGCCTTGGTCTCCTGAAGCTGCAATTCAGCATTATCTAGGGTTGTATTCTTGATCACTAATGTCCAATAATCAGCTATTACCCCTACAACTAATATTGAAAGCTGAAATACTAATCCTTCGCGTTTCATCTTCCCTACGTTCGTCAATAGTTTCAGCTCCTTCCTCTCATTGTGTCCAAAGGCATTCTTGAGGAGTTCCTGCTGAATATTAAAAAACAAAATCGGTCTATGGTAATCTGGATCTCCATATTCAAGATCGCTTGTTTTAGCACGTTCATGCATCAATCCACTCGAAATTGTTGTGCCTGACGAGAATCGCTTTGATAATACAGCCGATAAGTCCCATGATCTCCTTTCAGTACCCACAATCATGGGATCCATCGCTATTGGATATTCAATATGTTTCGCGCTTCCCTCAATACCAATAAAGGGAGAATATTTAGTCAAATATCTCTGATAATCGGAATCCGCCATAGCCACATCATATGCCCCAGTGATCACATCATGATTTTTCTTGATTGCCATACGAATAGCATGGCCCAGTGTGATTTTTTTGCCGCCTATAATAATTGCTGCGCTGTCTGACAATTCTACTTCAATTGGTTTGATCCGATTCGAGATTTTATCTCCTGATTTTGCATATCCTGGATTGGTCAGTAGAATTGGTATCAGAAATAACATTTGCAATATTTTAAATAATTTCATATTATACTCCGCATCTCTTATTAAAGGGGAATTAATTGAATGAATTTGTGCAATGGTGTACCTTAATTGAATTGTTGATATTCAATGTGAAAGTACATGATATTATTGAAATAATGATAGATGTTCAGTCATATCTAGAAGACCGAGTAATTTGTCAACATTAAACATTGTGGAAACTCAATATTTTCTTAAATAATAATTATGCTAACGTCAGATGGATAATGAAAAGCATATATGATGGTATAA encodes:
- a CDS encoding TolC family protein, which gives rise to MKLFKILQMLFLIPILLTNPGYAKSGDKISNRIKPIEVELSDSAAIIIGGKKITLGHAIRMAIKKNHDVITGAYDVAMADSDYQRYLTKYSPFIGIEGSAKHIEYPIAMDPMIVGTERRSWDLSAVLSKRFSSGTTISSGLMHERAKTSDLEYGDPDYHRPILFFNIQQELLKNAFGHNERKELKLLTNVGKMKREGLVFQLSILVVGVIADYWTLVIKNTTLDNAELQLQETKAVRKIIAQNVRIGLAERFELNYYNALVASAEANVSKAKQEHRESLRNFQQVVDLDEDVSVTGSAVLSNKLPPLNEIETTHVAFNKRADYKIALLTVENAKLEVMIYENEASPSLIAELNVAPMGQRKEPSKAYSDTISMECPSFEAKVKLTYPLDNRDQEIKLRNARFKLKQANIKLKKYKRTIKDDIKNKIDNIRTSYELYEKSIAARIESEKYYRHLLTNLQRGRFSAAVVKDGLVALIGFRERELGTLVQYNVALLQLDIAKNELFEKYQIDIDKYIPKEE
- a CDS encoding efflux RND transporter permease subunit, which gives rise to MIKLIHSLMQQKLFVNLMVALIILSGYAIAERINREAYPEVNFDMVTVTTIYPGGSPDEIEKLISIPIEKKLREVDNLDKVRTYNIENVSVLAIYIEDDASNKDEVVQDIKDAVELVENLPDKAETPLVKELKFDNTPAIDVAIYGKRPDVPYPLIREAANELEDFLYDIEGVADVEDFGYYDKEYLVEVNPNSLKKYRIGLNDIIRTLKNRNLDFPGGSLKIGDKEYILRTMGQYKNADEIRNSIIISNDAGFITRIKDVATVTDTYEEADFYERFNGNKAIIYKIWKKRSADEIRLVDKIKKDLKEYKPLNSDYVVIETFNDTSRFTRERIESIQTNAISGFILLALILMLLLGLRMSTIVTFSIPVAFMAAFFGMKLGDITLNVVSMFGMIMVLGMIVDFGIVVSENSHRYMEKGLLRTEAIENGVAEVFWPVTVTLLCICAAFAPLLLLTGLMGKFIKGIPIVLMMCLTASWIIAMFIMPIHLDMFSKENHKKNRNNDLIKEDEYFEKGYFGKIQAVYKKILTWILNHRYITTAILVILLGISLYLSNVIGFVFMPGGGEEIFMIKIKMPQETNLDANLREIKKLEKIIISTVPKDEITDLHAIVGRIQYLLIDPQPGEGTHKSMILGYLVPEKERNRMANDILNEVRKVVLKAQEDGLISKKISFEFELMSNGPPIGKPVNVEIQGKEFSMLKKIAHEYMDYLNSIDGVIDITMDLEEGKQEYRYQINEVMASRTGVSMFDAAIALNSSFEGAIASSVRNDEEDIDIRVRFPEKARKMKQSLNKVMIANQKGGLIPLSMVTKVIKQPGYTQINRLNYKRLVQVQAEVNTDIITSLEVNEMLAKRFQDIGDRYPNYTVSYGGEKEDTDENMRELRILFLYALIVIYIIIAVFFGSLMLPVVVMIAIPFSLVGVVIALWLHGEPMSFMSTLGVFSLAGVIVSNTLVLVRFINNLRDEGLSLKDALIEGGVIRLRPVLLTTGTTVLALFPTIYSIGGKDYFVAPLALAFGYGLIFATFITLILIPSFYHIAEDIKGATAKIASFVGIHMSGEIYSTKQINDSTAIPSKKTRSKK